From the genome of Nocardia sp. NBC_01503, one region includes:
- a CDS encoding amino acid ABC transporter permease → MSSASVLYDAPGPRARLRYRIYSGVVVVIAAAVLWFIYSALDNKGQFAADKWKPFLEEDIWSTYLLPGLRGTIEAAVLSIVFALVIGMVFGILRLSDHRGVRIFAGAVVEIARAIPVLILMIFLFAVFSQNNVFPSDQLALAAVVIALTIYNGSVIAEIVRSGIRSLPRGQSEAAVALGLRKNQVMRIVLLPQAITAMLPALVSQMVVALKDSALGYQITYVEVVRAGKQLGAAEQNTIPALLVVAAIMITLNYTLSVVATRLERWLRTRKRGSRAALPANAVTAAPGVNRTGNRP, encoded by the coding sequence ATGAGCTCGGCATCGGTTCTGTACGACGCTCCGGGACCCCGCGCGCGGCTGCGGTATCGGATCTACTCGGGCGTGGTCGTCGTGATCGCGGCGGCGGTGCTGTGGTTCATCTACAGCGCGCTCGACAACAAGGGGCAATTCGCGGCCGATAAGTGGAAGCCGTTCCTGGAAGAGGACATCTGGTCCACCTATCTGCTGCCGGGTCTGCGCGGGACCATCGAAGCGGCGGTGCTGTCCATTGTCTTCGCGCTGGTGATCGGCATGGTCTTCGGCATTCTGCGCTTGTCCGATCATCGCGGTGTGCGGATTTTCGCCGGGGCGGTCGTGGAGATCGCACGGGCCATTCCGGTGCTGATCCTGATGATCTTCCTGTTCGCGGTGTTCTCGCAGAACAACGTATTCCCCTCGGATCAACTGGCTTTGGCCGCCGTGGTGATCGCGTTGACCATCTACAACGGATCGGTGATCGCGGAGATCGTGCGCTCGGGCATTCGCTCGCTGCCGCGCGGACAATCCGAGGCCGCCGTCGCACTGGGTCTGCGCAAGAACCAGGTCATGCGCATCGTGCTGCTGCCGCAGGCGATTACCGCCATGCTGCCCGCACTGGTATCGCAAATGGTTGTGGCGCTGAAGGACTCGGCCCTGGGCTACCAGATCACCTATGTGGAGGTGGTGCGCGCCGGTAAACAGCTCGGCGCGGCCGAACAGAACACCATCCCCGCCCTGCTGGTGGTCGCCGCCATCATGATCACCCTCAACTACACCCTGAGCGTGGTCGCCACCCGCCTGGAGCGCTGGCTCCGCACCCGCAAACGCGGTTCCCGCGCAGCACTTCCCGCCAACGCCGTCACCGCGGCGCCCGGCGTGAACCGGACCGGCAACCGCCCCTGA
- a CDS encoding amino acid ABC transporter permease: MFNLISDYHTQLLDSFWVTIKLTLYSAVLALVLGTIVAGMRVAPVPVARWLGTAYVNIFRNTPLTLIVIFCSIGLYSTLGIKLAAAGTNDIAENNFRYAVLGLGIYTAAFVCESLRSGINTVPLGQSEAGRSLGLTFLQNLRLVVLPQAFRATIGPLGSVFIALTKNSTVASVIGVGEAALLMDTMNENEAMPLAIGAIFALGFVVLTLPTGLLFGWLAKRYEVAR; this comes from the coding sequence GTGTTCAACTTGATCTCGGACTACCACACCCAGTTATTGGACTCGTTCTGGGTGACCATCAAACTGACGCTGTACTCGGCGGTGCTGGCGCTGGTTCTGGGCACGATCGTGGCCGGAATGCGGGTCGCGCCGGTACCTGTCGCGCGGTGGCTCGGCACGGCGTACGTCAATATCTTTCGCAATACCCCGCTGACGCTGATCGTCATCTTCTGCTCGATCGGGTTGTACTCCACACTCGGCATCAAACTCGCGGCGGCGGGCACGAATGACATCGCGGAGAACAACTTTCGCTACGCGGTACTCGGATTGGGTATCTACACGGCGGCTTTCGTCTGCGAATCACTGCGCTCGGGCATCAATACGGTGCCGCTGGGACAGTCCGAGGCCGGGCGTTCACTCGGCCTGACCTTCCTGCAGAATCTGCGACTCGTGGTGCTGCCGCAGGCATTTCGCGCGACCATCGGCCCGCTCGGCAGTGTGTTCATCGCGCTGACCAAGAACTCCACCGTGGCCTCGGTGATCGGTGTCGGCGAGGCCGCGCTGCTGATGGACACCATGAACGAGAACGAGGCCATGCCGCTGGCCATCGGCGCCATCTTCGCGCTCGGCTTCGTGGTGCTGACCCTGCCCACCGGCCTGCTCTTCGGCTGGCTGGCCAAACGATATGAGGTTGCGCGATGA
- the recX gene encoding recombination regulator RecX, producing MTDRSTPEPRPTRPGPEDSRLEAVERLRRQLDALESRGSRSASKLGGSRGGSGRSGSQGGVWDTPSPWDDSGAKAAPTRWTNSGADSDSTKWSESSTDSPSRWSESATDSDAQLWVERRQPRLTRPLPSEQPATDDDSQSTEESGVRRRSAVSKRSATPAGDSADSEHTASDSHNGERGEGRRGRRSRRRGDGGAAANGAGDGDFRESGGARGGRRSRRYGYGPVEPLPGGGKDAQAKEICLRLLTDRDRSRAELADRLAAKGYSTEVADRVLNRLTEVGLINDAAFAQQWVYSRHTYSGKGKKVLAEELRRKGISPQHADEALASLTPEAESSRAEELVRQKLGSLPPTMDRDKATRRLVSLLARKGYDPGTAFGVVATALKSVDLPDPPRHRPPERGASGAEDVVDDGRHAAESGSGSAHLDPTAANSAATEPTEPDMDAATELVRRKLRTFPSTLDRQKAITRLAGMLARRGYNSSTAFAIVTPEVDAAGFTAAAKPAPRFSGPAAPEPSQGPLDEFEGADSDPGAELVRRKLRTFPPNLDRQKVITRLVGMLARRGYNQSDAYSLVKAELAAADLDR from the coding sequence ATGACCGACAGGTCCACCCCCGAGCCCCGGCCCACCCGGCCGGGGCCCGAGGACTCCCGCCTCGAAGCGGTGGAACGCCTCCGCCGCCAACTCGACGCCCTCGAATCCCGCGGCAGCCGTTCGGCTTCCAAGCTCGGCGGCTCGCGCGGCGGTTCCGGTAGGTCCGGCTCCCAAGGCGGCGTGTGGGATACCCCCAGCCCCTGGGACGATTCCGGTGCGAAGGCGGCCCCGACCCGCTGGACCAATTCGGGCGCGGACTCCGACTCCACCAAATGGTCGGAGTCGAGCACGGATTCACCCTCCCGGTGGTCCGAATCCGCCACCGATTCCGACGCTCAACTCTGGGTGGAACGCCGCCAACCCCGCCTCACCCGCCCTCTCCCGAGCGAACAGCCTGCGACGGATGACGATTCTCAATCCACCGAAGAGTCCGGCGTGCGCCGCCGCTCGGCAGTGTCGAAGAGGTCGGCAACCCCTGCGGGTGATTCCGCTGATTCCGAGCACACGGCCTCGGACAGCCACAACGGTGAACGGGGTGAGGGGCGGCGTGGTCGCCGCTCTCGGCGGCGGGGAGATGGAGGGGCTGCGGCGAACGGTGCGGGCGACGGGGATTTCCGCGAGTCCGGCGGTGCCCGGGGTGGGCGGCGTAGTCGGCGCTACGGATACGGTCCGGTCGAACCGCTGCCCGGCGGTGGTAAAGATGCCCAGGCCAAGGAGATCTGCCTGCGCCTGCTCACCGACCGCGATCGCAGCCGCGCCGAACTCGCGGATCGTTTGGCCGCCAAGGGATACAGCACCGAGGTGGCGGACCGAGTCCTGAACCGCCTCACCGAGGTCGGTCTCATCAACGACGCCGCCTTCGCCCAGCAGTGGGTGTACTCCCGCCATACGTACTCCGGCAAGGGCAAGAAGGTCCTGGCCGAGGAGCTCCGCCGCAAAGGCATCTCCCCGCAGCACGCCGACGAAGCGCTGGCCTCCCTCACACCGGAGGCCGAGTCCTCGCGCGCCGAAGAGCTGGTCCGCCAGAAACTCGGCTCACTGCCCCCAACCATGGACCGCGACAAGGCAACCCGCCGCCTGGTCTCCCTGCTGGCCCGCAAAGGCTATGACCCCGGCACCGCGTTCGGGGTAGTGGCGACCGCCCTGAAGTCCGTCGACCTCCCGGACCCGCCGCGACACCGCCCGCCCGAGCGCGGGGCCTCGGGCGCCGAGGACGTAGTCGACGACGGTCGCCATGCCGCGGAGTCCGGTTCAGGCTCCGCACATCTCGACCCCACCGCGGCGAACTCCGCCGCAACCGAGCCCACCGAACCTGACATGGACGCCGCGACAGAACTCGTCCGACGCAAACTCCGCACCTTCCCCTCAACTCTGGACCGCCAGAAGGCGATCACCCGCCTGGCGGGCATGCTCGCCAGGCGCGGCTACAACTCATCGACCGCCTTTGCGATAGTCACCCCCGAGGTGGACGCCGCCGGTTTCACCGCAGCCGCCAAACCCGCACCGCGTTTCTCCGGCCCGGCCGCGCCCGAACCCTCCCAAGGGCCGCTCGACGAGTTCGAGGGGGCTGATTCCGATCCGGGCGCCGAACTGGTTCGCCGCAAACTTCGGACTTTCCCCCCGAACCTGGACCGGCAGAAGGTGATTACTCGTCTGGTGGGCATGCTCGCTCGGAGGGGCTACAACCAATCCGACGCCTACTCACTCGTCAAAGCCGAACTCGCCGCCGCCGATCTCGACCGGTAG
- a CDS encoding amino acid ABC transporter ATP-binding protein, giving the protein MISMRSVDKHFGSLHVLRDINLEVPSGQVVIVVGPSGSGKSTLCRTINRLETIDSGEIAIDGVKLPDEGKALAKLRADVGMVFQSFNLFAHKTIVENVMLAPVKVRGTDKTSARAHAMELLERVGIANQADKYPAQLSGGQQQRVAIARALAMNPKVMLFDEPTSALDPEMVSEVLEVMVQLAKDGMTMVVVTHEMGFARRAGNRVLFMADGQIVEDTDPDAFFTAPKSDRAKDFLGKILSH; this is encoded by the coding sequence ATGATCTCGATGCGGAGTGTGGACAAGCACTTCGGCTCGCTGCACGTGTTGCGTGACATCAATCTCGAAGTGCCCTCCGGGCAGGTCGTGATCGTGGTGGGACCATCCGGCTCCGGCAAGTCGACCCTGTGCCGCACCATCAATCGGCTGGAGACCATCGACTCCGGGGAAATCGCCATCGACGGGGTGAAATTGCCCGATGAGGGCAAGGCACTCGCCAAACTGCGCGCGGATGTGGGAATGGTGTTCCAGTCCTTCAATCTGTTCGCACACAAGACCATTGTCGAGAACGTCATGCTCGCGCCGGTGAAGGTGCGCGGCACCGACAAGACCTCCGCGCGAGCGCACGCCATGGAATTGCTCGAACGCGTCGGTATCGCCAATCAGGCGGACAAGTATCCGGCGCAATTGTCCGGTGGGCAGCAGCAGCGCGTGGCGATCGCCCGCGCGCTGGCCATGAATCCGAAGGTGATGCTCTTCGACGAGCCCACCTCCGCCCTCGACCCGGAGATGGTCTCCGAGGTGCTCGAGGTGATGGTGCAGCTGGCCAAGGACGGAATGACCATGGTCGTGGTCACGCACGAGATGGGCTTCGCGCGCCGCGCGGGCAATCGGGTGCTGTTCATGGCCGACGGGCAGATCGTCGAGGACACCGACCCGGACGCCTTCTTCACCGCACCCAAATCCGATCGCGCCAAGGACTTCCTCGGCAAGATCCTCAGTCACTGA
- a CDS encoding phosphatase, whose translation MGPTREQVVAHLMATGMAGQVATPRENNLDHFQRLAYRDPHYMFGLNPGREWDQAAILDLMARKVGVDPRASFQHGVDTIDPELTVAALDRYAARFDKALREKQRVLFATGHPERLTRLYQRLAAALAEAGGTVVEAGAGSGYDGYTRRGWQRLEIDFSLGVATVGDTGGAVHTHSDRPIRLVLAALAKAGQVRPDLVVADHGWCGGAAFAGIDAIGFADCNDPALFVGEEEGTVAVAVPLDDGLDAEHYDLLGEYILGSRLA comes from the coding sequence ATGGGACCTACTCGGGAGCAGGTTGTCGCGCATTTGATGGCGACGGGGATGGCGGGGCAGGTTGCTACGCCGCGCGAGAACAATTTGGATCATTTTCAGCGGCTGGCCTATCGGGATCCGCATTACATGTTCGGGTTGAATCCGGGGCGCGAGTGGGATCAGGCCGCGATTCTGGATTTGATGGCGCGCAAGGTGGGGGTGGATCCACGGGCGAGTTTTCAGCACGGGGTGGACACCATTGATCCGGAACTGACCGTGGCGGCGCTGGATCGGTATGCGGCACGGTTCGACAAGGCCTTACGCGAGAAGCAGCGGGTGCTGTTCGCGACCGGGCATCCGGAGCGGCTGACTCGGCTGTATCAACGGTTGGCAGCGGCGTTGGCCGAGGCCGGAGGGACCGTGGTCGAGGCCGGGGCGGGCTCGGGATATGACGGCTATACCCGGCGCGGGTGGCAACGGCTCGAGATCGATTTCTCACTCGGGGTCGCGACGGTCGGGGATACCGGCGGGGCGGTGCACACGCACTCCGATCGGCCCATCCGGCTGGTATTGGCAGCCTTGGCGAAGGCGGGCCAGGTCCGGCCGGATCTTGTTGTCGCGGATCATGGTTGGTGCGGTGGCGCGGCATTCGCGGGAATCGATGCCATCGGATTCGCCGACTGCAATGATCCGGCGCTGTTCGTCGGCGAGGAGGAGGGAACCGTCGCGGTCGCGGTGCCGCTCGACGACGGGCTCGATGCGGAACATTACGACCTGCTCGGCGAATACATCCTCGGTAGCCGACTGGCGTAG
- a CDS encoding Rv2732c family membrane protein has product MKSAEDSQDFEQFRADLEAVERKIAGEIDPGVRALVVAGAVFALLFSLVLPHAGKARGFDVILYDAAAQTEHIGLPSRVFEWFVVVFGIGFSLLALTTRRWVLAWIAVAGSAIGSVFGVFSIWHRNTPGLGNYHGAGPGIGLILSTIAIMVLTFHWIRVVWSRTSVHLAAEEQRRIAAAEAEERDHRRLFGDK; this is encoded by the coding sequence ATGAAGTCGGCCGAGGACAGTCAGGACTTCGAGCAGTTCCGGGCCGATCTGGAGGCCGTCGAGCGCAAGATCGCGGGGGAGATCGATCCGGGTGTGCGCGCCCTGGTGGTCGCCGGTGCGGTATTCGCGCTGCTGTTCTCGCTGGTGCTGCCGCATGCGGGTAAGGCGCGTGGATTCGACGTCATCCTGTACGACGCGGCCGCGCAGACCGAGCACATCGGACTGCCCTCGCGGGTGTTCGAGTGGTTCGTGGTGGTCTTCGGAATCGGCTTCTCACTGCTCGCGCTGACCACCCGGCGCTGGGTGCTGGCCTGGATCGCGGTCGCGGGATCGGCCATCGGCAGCGTCTTCGGCGTCTTCTCGATCTGGCATCGGAACACCCCCGGCCTGGGTAACTACCACGGCGCGGGTCCGGGCATCGGCCTGATCCTGTCCACCATCGCGATCATGGTGCTGACCTTCCACTGGATTCGCGTGGTCTGGAGTCGCACCTCGGTGCACCTGGCCGCCGAGGAGCAGCGCCGCATCGCCGCCGCCGAGGCCGAGGAACGCGATCATCGCCGACTCTTCGGCGATAAGTAG
- the recA gene encoding recombinase RecA yields MAPQPFDRDKALELALAQIEKGFGKGAVMRLGEEVRQPISVIPTGSISLDVALGIGGLPRGRVVEIYGPESSGKTTVALHAVANAQALGGVAAFIDAEHALDPEYARKLGVDTDALLVSQPDTGEQALEIADMLVRSGAIDIIVIDSVAALVPRAEIEGEMGDSHVGLQARLMSQALRKMTGALNNSGTTAIFINQLREKIGVMFGSPETTTGGKALKFYASVRLDVRRIETLKDGSDAVGNRTRVKVVKNKVSPPFKQAEFDILYGVGISKEGSIIDMGVEQGFIRKSGSWYTYEGDQLGQGKENARKFLLENTDVRDEIEKKIKEKLGIGADVTAADAEAPADF; encoded by the coding sequence ATGGCACCACAGCCTTTTGACCGCGACAAGGCGCTCGAACTGGCGTTGGCCCAGATCGAGAAGGGCTTCGGCAAGGGCGCGGTCATGCGCCTCGGCGAGGAGGTGCGCCAGCCCATTTCGGTGATCCCGACCGGCTCCATCTCGCTCGATGTCGCGCTCGGTATCGGCGGTCTGCCGCGCGGCCGCGTCGTCGAGATCTACGGTCCGGAATCCTCCGGTAAGACCACCGTCGCCCTGCACGCGGTCGCCAACGCGCAGGCCCTCGGCGGTGTCGCCGCCTTCATCGACGCCGAGCACGCGCTCGATCCGGAGTACGCCCGCAAGCTCGGTGTCGACACCGACGCGCTGCTGGTCTCCCAGCCCGACACCGGTGAGCAGGCGCTCGAAATCGCCGACATGCTGGTGCGTTCCGGTGCCATCGACATCATCGTCATCGACTCCGTCGCCGCCCTGGTGCCGCGCGCGGAAATCGAAGGCGAAATGGGTGACAGCCACGTCGGTCTGCAGGCCCGCCTGATGAGCCAGGCGCTGCGCAAGATGACGGGTGCGCTGAACAACTCGGGTACCACCGCCATCTTCATCAACCAGCTGCGCGAGAAGATCGGTGTCATGTTCGGCTCTCCCGAAACCACCACCGGTGGTAAGGCGCTGAAGTTCTACGCCTCGGTCCGCCTGGATGTGCGCCGTATCGAAACGCTGAAGGACGGCTCCGACGCGGTCGGTAACCGTACCCGCGTGAAGGTCGTCAAGAACAAGGTCAGCCCGCCGTTCAAGCAGGCCGAGTTCGACATTCTCTACGGTGTCGGCATCTCCAAGGAGGGCTCGATCATCGATATGGGTGTCGAGCAGGGCTTCATCCGCAAGTCCGGCTCCTGGTACACCTACGAGGGCGACCAGCTCGGCCAGGGCAAGGAGAATGCCCGCAAGTTCCTGCTGGAGAACACCGATGTGCGGGACGAGATCGAGAAGAAGATCAAGGAGAAGCTCGGCATCGGTGCGGATGTCACCGCAGCCGACGCCGAGGCTCCCGCCGACTTCTGA
- a CDS encoding GlxA family transcriptional regulator, with translation MASEGSKAAPSAGTIAVAVAPGMPIFEVAIPYQVFYEPPLGVDPDTWYRFQLCGPRDTDTAELRDPFVALTAHDYDDLIRADTVIVPSTPSVREAPPADLVEAVRAAYEAGARIASLCTGAFVLAAAGLLDGRRMTTHWRHIAAMRERFPHLEIDPTVLYIDDGRILTSAGTMAGMDLCIHLIRKDLGSGAANAAARYLVVPPHRAGGQAQYLESPVPSYPADSGLSATLQWAIHRLDQPLTVTDLARHANTSERTLARRFHAELGGTPLQWLLTQRVIRARELLEATDLPVDVVADRCGLGTAANLRTHFGREVGVSPSEYRRSHRSTRHEVITS, from the coding sequence ATGGCGTCGGAAGGTTCGAAGGCAGCCCCCTCGGCGGGGACGATCGCGGTCGCCGTGGCTCCGGGTATGCCGATCTTCGAGGTCGCGATTCCGTACCAGGTCTTCTACGAGCCGCCGCTCGGCGTCGATCCCGATACCTGGTACCGCTTCCAACTCTGCGGCCCGCGTGACACCGATACGGCCGAACTGCGAGATCCCTTCGTGGCCTTGACCGCTCACGACTACGACGATCTGATTCGCGCCGATACCGTGATCGTCCCATCCACCCCGAGCGTGCGCGAAGCCCCGCCCGCCGATCTGGTGGAGGCGGTCCGCGCCGCGTACGAGGCGGGCGCCCGCATCGCCTCGCTCTGCACCGGCGCGTTCGTGCTCGCCGCGGCGGGCCTGCTCGACGGCCGCCGCATGACCACGCACTGGCGGCATATCGCCGCGATGCGAGAACGCTTCCCGCACTTGGAGATCGACCCCACCGTCCTGTACATCGACGACGGCCGCATCCTCACCAGCGCGGGCACCATGGCCGGAATGGACCTGTGCATCCACCTGATTCGCAAGGATCTGGGTTCGGGCGCGGCCAATGCCGCCGCCCGCTACCTGGTGGTGCCCCCGCATCGAGCGGGCGGCCAAGCCCAATACCTCGAATCGCCCGTCCCTTCCTACCCCGCCGATTCCGGCCTCTCGGCGACGCTCCAGTGGGCCATCCACCGCCTGGACCAACCCCTCACCGTCACCGATCTGGCCCGGCACGCCAACACCAGCGAACGCACCCTGGCCCGCCGCTTCCACGCCGAACTCGGCGGCACCCCGCTGCAATGGCTCCTCACCCAGCGCGTAATCCGCGCCCGAGAACTGTTGGAGGCCACTGATTTACCGGTAGACGTGGTAGCCGACCGCTGCGGCCTCGGCACCGCGGCCAACCTCCGCACTCACTTCGGCCGTGAGGTAGGAGTGTCGCCCAGCGAATACCGCCGCTCCCACCGCAGTACCCGCCACGAGGTGATCACCAGTTGA
- the miaB gene encoding tRNA (N6-isopentenyl adenosine(37)-C2)-methylthiotransferase MiaB, whose amino-acid sequence MNSLGQVSAHGAVAEHDLRTYEVRTYGCQMNVHDSERLSGLLEDAGYVKASTGDTADLVVFNTCAVRENADNKLYGTLSHLAPIKAERPGMQIAVGGCLAQKDRDTVVKKAPYVDVVFGTHNIGSLPVLLERARHNAEAQVEIIESLEAFPSTLPAKRESAYAGWVSISVGCNNTCTFCIVPALRGKEVDRRPGDVLAEVQALVDQGVMEVTLLGQNVNAYGVSFADPSEERDRGAFAKLLRACGAIEGLERVRFTSPHPAEFTDDVIEAMAETPNVCPQLHMPLQSGSDRVLKAMKRSYRSTKFLGIIEKVRAAMPHAAITTDIIVGFPGETEEDFQATLDVVRQARFTSAFTFQYSIRPGTPAAEMPDQLPKEVVQERYMRLIALQEQVSLEANQELIGSTVELLVAEGAGKKNAATARMSGRARDGRLVHFRPPADLPPGSEIRPGDVVTVAVTEAAPHHLIADAPIQSHRRTRAGDAHERGITPKTAPIGVGLGLPSIGKPLVVETATAGCGTECGA is encoded by the coding sequence GTGAATTCGTTGGGGCAGGTTTCAGCACATGGCGCGGTGGCCGAGCACGATCTGCGCACCTATGAGGTGCGCACCTACGGCTGCCAGATGAATGTGCACGACTCCGAACGACTTTCGGGCCTGCTCGAAGACGCCGGTTATGTGAAGGCCAGCACCGGTGACACCGCCGATCTGGTCGTCTTCAATACCTGCGCGGTGCGCGAGAACGCCGACAACAAGCTGTACGGCACGCTCAGCCACCTCGCGCCCATCAAGGCCGAGCGGCCCGGTATGCAGATCGCCGTGGGTGGCTGCCTGGCGCAGAAGGACCGCGACACCGTGGTCAAGAAGGCGCCGTACGTGGACGTGGTGTTCGGCACCCACAACATCGGTTCGCTGCCGGTGTTGCTCGAGCGCGCGCGGCACAACGCCGAAGCGCAGGTCGAGATCATCGAATCGCTGGAGGCATTCCCGTCCACGCTGCCCGCCAAGCGCGAATCCGCGTACGCCGGGTGGGTGTCGATCTCGGTGGGCTGCAATAACACCTGCACGTTCTGCATCGTGCCCGCGCTGCGCGGTAAAGAGGTCGATCGACGGCCCGGTGATGTGCTCGCCGAGGTGCAGGCGCTGGTCGATCAGGGCGTCATGGAGGTGACGCTGCTCGGGCAGAACGTCAACGCCTACGGTGTCTCCTTCGCCGATCCCTCCGAGGAGCGAGATCGCGGCGCATTCGCGAAACTGCTGCGCGCCTGCGGCGCCATCGAGGGCCTGGAGCGCGTGCGCTTCACCTCCCCGCACCCCGCGGAGTTCACCGATGACGTCATCGAGGCCATGGCCGAGACGCCGAACGTCTGCCCGCAGCTGCATATGCCGCTGCAATCGGGTTCGGATCGCGTGCTCAAGGCGATGAAGCGGTCCTACCGCAGCACCAAATTCCTCGGCATCATCGAGAAGGTGCGCGCGGCCATGCCGCACGCGGCCATCACCACCGACATCATCGTCGGCTTCCCGGGTGAGACCGAGGAGGATTTCCAGGCCACCCTGGATGTGGTCCGGCAGGCGCGCTTCACCAGCGCCTTCACCTTCCAGTACTCCATCCGTCCCGGCACCCCCGCCGCGGAAATGCCCGACCAGCTGCCCAAGGAAGTGGTGCAGGAGCGCTATATGCGACTGATCGCCCTGCAGGAGCAGGTCTCGCTGGAGGCGAATCAGGAACTCATCGGCAGCACCGTCGAACTGCTCGTCGCCGAGGGCGCGGGCAAGAAGAACGCCGCCACCGCGCGCATGAGCGGTCGCGCCCGCGACGGGCGCCTGGTCCACTTCCGTCCGCCCGCCGACCTGCCGCCCGGCTCCGAAATTCGCCCCGGCGATGTGGTCACGGTGGCGGTCACCGAGGCGGCTCCGCACCACCTCATCGCCGACGCCCCCATCCAATCCCACCGCCGCACCCGCGCGGGGGACGCCCACGAACGCGGCATCACCCCGAAGACGGCCCCGATCGGCGTCGGCCTGGGTCTGCCGAGCATCGGCAAACCCCTCGTCGTCGAGACCGCCACCGCCGGCTGCGGCACCGAATGCGGCGCATAA
- a CDS encoding glutamate ABC transporter substrate-binding protein, with protein MRFNKVLKVAAGAIALAVVATGCGGGSDKSAGENAASGKLTVGIKYDQPGLGLHNKDGSFSGFDVDVAKYIGAKLGVKPENITFKEAPSAQRETLIQNGQVDFIAATYSITDKRKEKVDFAGPYYVTGQALLVRSDNTDITGADSLNGNKKLCSVKGSTPAQNIKDKYAKDVQLQEYDTYSLCVEALKSGSVDALTTDDIILRGYAAQSPGALKVVGAPFTTEKYGIGVKKGDAEFRNKVNDAIEAMIADGSWKAALEKNFAGTGFQIPAPPQVDRY; from the coding sequence ATGCGTTTCAACAAGGTACTCAAGGTCGCGGCCGGGGCCATCGCCCTAGCCGTCGTCGCCACCGGATGTGGCGGGGGCAGCGACAAGTCGGCCGGAGAGAACGCCGCCAGCGGCAAGCTCACCGTCGGTATCAAGTACGACCAGCCGGGTCTGGGCCTGCACAACAAGGACGGCTCGTTCAGCGGTTTCGATGTGGACGTGGCCAAGTACATCGGCGCGAAGCTGGGCGTGAAGCCGGAGAACATCACGTTCAAGGAGGCGCCGTCCGCGCAGCGCGAGACGCTCATCCAGAACGGGCAGGTCGATTTCATCGCCGCGACCTATTCGATCACCGATAAGCGCAAGGAGAAGGTCGACTTCGCCGGTCCGTACTACGTGACCGGGCAGGCGCTGCTGGTGCGTTCGGACAATACCGATATCACCGGTGCGGATTCGCTGAACGGCAATAAGAAGCTGTGCTCGGTCAAGGGTTCGACCCCCGCGCAGAACATCAAGGACAAGTACGCCAAGGATGTTCAGCTGCAGGAGTACGACACGTACTCGCTGTGCGTGGAGGCGCTCAAGTCCGGCTCCGTGGACGCGCTGACCACCGATGACATCATTCTGCGCGGTTACGCGGCCCAGTCGCCGGGTGCGCTGAAGGTGGTCGGTGCGCCGTTCACCACCGAGAAGTACGGAATCGGCGTCAAGAAGGGCGATGCCGAATTCCGCAACAAGGTCAATGACGCCATCGAGGCCATGATCGCGGACGGGTCCTGGAAGGCCGCGCTCGAGAAGAACTTCGCCGGAACGGGTTTCCAGATCCCGGCGCCGCCGCAGGTGGACCGGTACTGA